The following proteins are co-located in the Flavobacterium sp. CECT 9288 genome:
- the gldB gene encoding gliding motility lipoprotein GldB yields MKKYLLTAVFCLVLMACEKKTKVEHEVSEIPVDLKVERFDKLFFETKPENLEKVKKQYPYFFPAGNDNTVWIEKMQNPLWRELYTEVQKKYANIQPVKKELDDLFKQIKYHFPKTRTPKVITVISEMDYNTKAIYADSLVIISLELYLGKDHKFYQFPNYLKQNFEERQIAPDVVSSFAMRKIPPGTQKELLSQMVYWGKQLYLKDVLLPTYTDAEKIGYTPEQIKWCEENESYMWRYFLEKEMLYSSEQKLALRFINPAPFSKFYLEIDNDSPGQVGVWVGWQIVRAYMENSGASLEELLKTDAKEIFVKSKYKPKK; encoded by the coding sequence ATGAAAAAATACCTATTAACGGCAGTCTTTTGTCTTGTTTTGATGGCATGCGAGAAAAAAACGAAAGTAGAGCATGAAGTTTCAGAGATTCCTGTAGATTTGAAGGTAGAAAGATTTGACAAACTTTTTTTTGAAACCAAACCAGAAAATTTAGAGAAGGTTAAAAAACAGTATCCTTATTTTTTTCCTGCAGGCAATGATAACACGGTTTGGATAGAGAAAATGCAAAATCCTCTTTGGAGAGAATTATACACAGAGGTTCAAAAAAAGTATGCCAACATACAACCTGTAAAGAAAGAGTTAGATGATTTATTTAAGCAAATAAAATATCATTTTCCAAAAACAAGAACCCCAAAAGTGATCACTGTTATATCTGAAATGGATTACAATACCAAAGCAATTTATGCAGACTCTTTGGTAATCATTTCTCTCGAATTGTACTTAGGAAAGGATCATAAATTTTATCAATTTCCCAATTACCTAAAACAAAATTTTGAAGAAAGACAAATTGCACCTGATGTAGTGTCAAGTTTTGCCATGCGTAAAATTCCTCCGGGAACTCAAAAAGAGTTGTTGTCTCAAATGGTTTATTGGGGTAAGCAGCTTTATTTGAAAGATGTATTGCTGCCAACTTACACTGATGCTGAGAAAATAGGATATACTCCTGAACAAATAAAATGGTGTGAAGAAAACGAAAGCTACATGTGGCGCTATTTCTTAGAGAAGGAAATGCTCTATAGTAGTGAGCAAAAATTAGCACTTAGGTTTATCAACCCAGCACCGTTCTCAAAATTTTATTTAGAAATTGATAACGATTCTCCTGGTCAAGTAGGGGTATGGGTAGGATGGCAAATTGTTAGAGCTTACATGGAAAACAGTGGCGCTTCACTAGAAGAATTGTTAAAAACAGATGCAAAAGAAATCTTTGTTAAATCAAAATACAAACCCAAAAAATAA
- the yihA gene encoding ribosome biogenesis GTP-binding protein YihA/YsxC encodes MKINTAEFVISNSDVSKCPKDFLPEYAFIGRSNVGKSSLINMITNHKKLAKTSGRPGKTQLINHFLINNNWFLVDLPGYGYAKVSKKTKSIFQEFITDYFETREQLVCAFVLIDIRHEAQTIDVEFMSYMGESEIPFCIIFTKADKISKVKIDSHIAAYKKKMFANNWAEMPQYFVTSATECTGKEELLTYIDEVNQEVFKNNSQF; translated from the coding sequence ATGAAAATTAATACCGCCGAATTTGTTATCAGTAACTCCGATGTATCAAAATGTCCAAAAGACTTTTTACCGGAGTATGCTTTTATTGGCCGATCCAATGTGGGAAAATCATCCTTGATTAACATGATTACCAACCACAAAAAATTAGCCAAAACATCGGGACGCCCAGGAAAAACCCAATTAATAAATCATTTTTTGATTAACAACAACTGGTTTTTAGTGGATTTACCTGGCTATGGTTATGCTAAAGTATCTAAAAAAACGAAGTCTATATTTCAAGAATTCATTACTGATTATTTTGAAACAAGAGAACAACTTGTTTGCGCTTTTGTGTTAATTGATATTAGGCATGAAGCACAAACGATAGATGTTGAATTCATGTCATACATGGGCGAAAGTGAAATTCCGTTTTGTATTATTTTCACCAAAGCCGATAAGATTAGTAAAGTAAAAATTGACTCCCACATTGCTGCCTATAAAAAGAAAATGTTTGCAAATAACTGGGCCGAAATGCCTCAATATTTTGTTACATCAGCAACAGAATGTACTGGGAAGGAAGAGTTATTGACCTATATTGATGAAGTGAATCAAGAAGTTTTTAAAAACAACAGTCAATTTTAG
- a CDS encoding division/cell wall cluster transcriptional repressor MraZ yields MDTIVGTYECKVDAKGRMLLPAPLKKQLASSLQDGFVLKRSVFQPCLELYPMQEWNVMMAKINKLNRFVKKNNDFIRRFTAGVKVVEIDALGRLLAPKDLAVFASITKDVVFSSSINMVEIWDKDLYEKSISGDDLDFADLAEEVMGNLNDDNNGIS; encoded by the coding sequence TTGGACACAATTGTAGGAACATATGAATGCAAAGTTGATGCAAAAGGCAGGATGCTACTGCCAGCACCGCTTAAAAAGCAATTGGCTTCATCACTTCAAGACGGGTTTGTTTTGAAGCGTTCTGTGTTTCAACCATGTCTTGAGTTGTATCCTATGCAAGAGTGGAATGTAATGATGGCAAAAATTAACAAGCTCAATCGCTTTGTAAAAAAAAATAATGATTTTATCCGAAGGTTTACCGCAGGAGTAAAAGTGGTAGAGATTGATGCGCTAGGTAGATTATTGGCTCCAAAGGATTTAGCAGTTTTTGCAAGTATTACTAAAGATGTTGTTTTCTCGTCATCTATTAATATGGTAGAGATTTGGGATAAAGATTTGTATGAGAAATCAATAAGTGGAGATGATCTGGATTTTGCAGATTTAGCAGAAGAAGTAATGGGGAATTTAAATGACGACAACAATGGAATATCATAA
- the rsmH gene encoding 16S rRNA (cytosine(1402)-N(4))-methyltransferase RsmH gives MTTTMEYHNPVLLQESVDGLNIHPDGVYVDVTFGGGGHSKEILKRLGPNGKLFAFDQDEDALANALADDRFTLINENFRFIKRFLRFYGVKSVDGILGDLGVSSHQFDVPERGFSTRFDADLDMRMSQKNDLSAYKVVNEYDEANLKRVFLDYGELKNAPVLARTIVEARTQYPIKTTDELKEVLSRYLPERVKNKILAQIYQAIRIEVNQEMDVLKEFLEQSLEILKPEGRLSVISYHSLEDRLVKRFVKNGMFDGEPERDFFGNFSVPFKTIGKLIVPNANEIKENNRARSAKLRIAEKR, from the coding sequence ATGACGACAACAATGGAATATCATAATCCTGTTTTGCTTCAGGAATCAGTAGATGGTTTAAATATTCATCCTGATGGAGTATATGTAGATGTAACTTTTGGAGGAGGAGGTCATTCAAAAGAAATTTTGAAACGGCTGGGGCCAAATGGGAAGTTGTTTGCCTTTGATCAAGATGAAGACGCATTAGCCAACGCATTAGCTGATGATAGATTTACCCTGATAAATGAAAACTTCCGTTTTATAAAACGGTTTTTGCGTTTTTATGGAGTAAAGAGTGTTGATGGGATTTTAGGAGACCTTGGAGTTTCTTCACATCAGTTTGATGTTCCAGAGAGAGGTTTCTCAACTCGTTTTGATGCGGACTTAGATATGAGAATGAGCCAGAAAAATGACTTGAGTGCTTACAAGGTGGTAAACGAATATGATGAAGCAAATTTAAAAAGAGTTTTTCTGGATTATGGAGAGTTAAAAAACGCTCCTGTACTGGCAAGGACTATAGTAGAAGCCAGAACGCAATACCCAATAAAAACTACTGATGAGTTAAAAGAGGTTTTGTCAAGGTATTTGCCAGAAAGAGTTAAAAATAAAATACTAGCTCAGATATATCAAGCTATAAGGATAGAGGTGAATCAAGAAATGGATGTTTTAAAGGAATTCTTAGAGCAATCTTTAGAAATCTTAAAACCAGAAGGACGTTTGAGTGTTATTTCATATCATTCTCTTGAAGACCGATTGGTGAAAAGATTTGTAAAAAACGGAATGTTTGATGGAGAGCCTGAACGTGATTTTTTTGGAAATTTTTCGGTTCCATTTAAAACCATTGGAAAATTAATTGTTCCCAATGCTAACGAGATTAAAGAGAATAATAGAGCAAGAAGTGCCAAATTAAGAATTGCTGAAAAAAGATAA
- the gldC gene encoding gliding motility protein GldC — MSNTNTSEIKFLVELDENRVPEKLMWTAKDGGVEHEEAKAIMLSIWDSKAKESMRIDLWTKDMPVDEMKIFFHQTLVAMSETFHRATNDEKMSATMKDFCDYFAEKLDLTKK; from the coding sequence ATGTCAAATACCAATACATCAGAAATAAAATTTTTAGTTGAACTAGATGAAAATCGCGTTCCAGAAAAACTAATGTGGACTGCCAAAGATGGTGGTGTAGAGCACGAAGAAGCTAAAGCTATAATGCTTTCAATATGGGATAGCAAAGCTAAAGAAAGTATGAGAATTGATTTGTGGACAAAGGACATGCCTGTAGATGAAATGAAAATTTTCTTCCATCAAACTTTAGTAGCCATGTCTGAGACGTTTCACAGAGCTACCAATGATGAAAAAATGTCGGCTACGATGAAAGATTTTTGTGATTATTTTGCAGAAAAACTCGACTTAACCAAAAAATAA
- a CDS encoding alpha/beta fold hydrolase, translating into MEKHYKKEGRYSYYEAGEGTPIVILHGLMGGLSNFDAVADHFSSKGYKIIIPDLPIYTQNILKTNVKSFAKYVKDFITFKGLERVILLGNSLGGHIALYHTKMYPEKVAGLVITGSSGLYESAMGDSYPKRGDYEYIKKKAEDVFYDPKVATKELIDEVYESVNDRIKLIKTLTIAKSAIRHNMAKDLPKMHVQTCIIWGKNDKVTPPDVAEEFHKLLPNSTLYWIDKCGHAAMMEHPEEFNRLLEEWLTNTHLAIH; encoded by the coding sequence ATGGAAAAACACTATAAAAAAGAGGGAAGATACAGCTATTATGAAGCAGGTGAAGGGACTCCAATTGTCATTTTACACGGACTTATGGGCGGACTTAGTAATTTTGATGCTGTTGCTGATCACTTTTCTTCAAAGGGTTACAAAATTATCATTCCAGACTTACCCATTTACACACAAAACATTTTAAAGACTAATGTAAAAAGTTTTGCAAAATACGTTAAAGATTTCATCACTTTCAAAGGATTAGAGCGTGTTATTTTACTTGGAAATTCCCTAGGAGGACATATTGCATTGTATCACACCAAAATGTATCCTGAAAAAGTAGCTGGACTTGTAATTACTGGTAGTTCTGGTCTTTACGAAAGCGCCATGGGTGACAGTTATCCAAAAAGAGGTGATTACGAATACATAAAAAAGAAAGCCGAAGACGTATTCTACGATCCAAAAGTTGCCACAAAAGAACTTATCGATGAAGTGTACGAATCTGTAAACGACCGTATCAAATTAATAAAAACGCTTACGATTGCAAAAAGCGCTATACGCCACAATATGGCCAAAGATCTACCTAAAATGCATGTACAAACTTGTATTATTTGGGGAAAAAATGACAAAGTAACACCTCCAGATGTTGCCGAAGAATTTCATAAATTATTACCAAACTCTACTTTGTACTGGATTGATAAATGCGGTCATGCTGCAATGATGGAGCATCCAGAAGAATTCAACCGCCTGCTAGAAGAATGGCTTACCAATACGCATCTTGCCATACATTAA
- a CDS encoding FtsL-like putative cell division protein: MKNGVYSLLKAKFLVNDDAVKNWRFIVFGIALAIIMIANTQRFEQKVFEIAALSNQVKELRSEFVDRRSELMKLKMESTISEKMLQKQIFPSTVPPVKIKVVKEEEKSFFKKIWE, from the coding sequence ATGAAAAACGGGGTTTACAGTTTATTAAAAGCAAAGTTTCTTGTAAACGATGATGCTGTAAAAAACTGGCGATTCATTGTTTTTGGAATTGCACTTGCTATTATTATGATTGCAAATACACAAAGATTTGAACAAAAAGTATTTGAAATAGCGGCACTCTCTAATCAAGTTAAAGAATTGCGATCAGAGTTTGTAGATAGAAGGTCAGAGTTAATGAAATTAAAAATGGAGTCCACTATATCTGAGAAAATGTTGCAAAAACAAATTTTTCCATCCACAGTGCCGCCAGTAAAAATAAAAGTAGTCAAAGAAGAAGAAAAAAGCTTTTTCAAAAAAATATGGGAGTAG
- a CDS encoding penicillin-binding transpeptidase domain-containing protein, giving the protein MGVDDKNISYRIYLVAAFIFVIAVAITIKLTNIQWVEGDYYRKLAKERTVRNFVIPANKGNIYSADGSLLATSIPNYEIRFDAVAPKTEVFEKNVKSLSDSLATVLGKTSSYFENELRKARANKNRYYLIGRKLGYTSYFKIKGFPLFNLGAFKGGIIVEQETVREHPIGKIAERTVGYERTQNGQSVDGKGIEWAFRKYLNGKDGKILKQKIAKGQWKPIRDVNEVDPQDGYDVISTIDVYIQDIAHHALLKQLESYEADHGSVVVMETKTGHIKAISNLGRANDGTYYETTNYAVAESHEPGSTYKLAGLMALLDDKKVDTSAVYDSKNGVITYFGKKVEDSHEGGYGKISLARGFEVSSNTILVQAVYNAYKENPSQFVNHLNNYGLNKTLGLSIKGEGIPYVPQPTDRSWSKISLPWMAFGYGVHITPMQTLAFYNAVANDGEMVKPQFVSEIKEWNRTIKKYEKEVLNPKICSKETIVKLKAVLANVVKKGTGSKLFSKDFSMAGKTGTAQVNYGKAGRTGMYYASSFVGYFPADNPKYSCIVVVHKPNTALNNYYGADVAGPVFKRIAQKIFTDAPSTNTIKNLDRKIDKQEQSYEAYYSKVQKKQKVVPNLKGMSGMDAVALLGNLGMKVKVVGVGKVKKQSLQAGENVVKNATILLELS; this is encoded by the coding sequence ATGGGAGTAGACGATAAAAATATATCCTACAGAATTTATCTGGTTGCTGCATTCATCTTTGTGATTGCAGTGGCTATTACTATTAAATTAACCAATATTCAATGGGTTGAGGGAGATTATTATCGAAAATTAGCCAAAGAAAGAACGGTAAGGAACTTTGTAATACCAGCCAATAAAGGAAATATTTACTCGGCTGATGGCAGTCTATTGGCTACATCAATTCCTAATTATGAAATACGTTTTGATGCCGTTGCGCCCAAAACCGAAGTCTTTGAAAAGAATGTAAAATCACTTTCAGACTCTTTAGCAACAGTGTTGGGTAAAACATCTAGCTATTTTGAAAATGAGTTAAGAAAAGCACGTGCCAACAAGAATAGATATTATTTAATAGGTCGTAAACTAGGTTATACTTCTTATTTTAAAATTAAAGGTTTTCCATTATTTAATTTGGGAGCTTTCAAAGGAGGGATAATTGTAGAGCAAGAAACAGTTAGGGAGCATCCCATTGGTAAAATTGCCGAAAGAACCGTAGGGTATGAACGTACTCAAAATGGTCAATCTGTTGATGGAAAAGGAATAGAATGGGCTTTTAGAAAATATTTGAATGGGAAAGACGGTAAGATTTTAAAACAAAAAATTGCAAAAGGACAATGGAAACCTATTCGTGATGTTAATGAGGTAGATCCTCAAGACGGGTATGATGTCATCTCAACTATTGATGTGTACATTCAAGATATAGCACATCACGCTTTATTGAAACAGCTGGAGTCTTATGAGGCAGATCATGGATCAGTAGTAGTGATGGAGACTAAAACGGGTCATATTAAAGCAATTTCTAATTTAGGAAGAGCTAATGACGGTACTTATTATGAAACTACAAATTACGCCGTAGCAGAGTCTCATGAGCCTGGTTCTACTTATAAATTAGCAGGATTAATGGCATTGTTAGATGATAAAAAAGTAGATACAAGTGCAGTTTATGATAGCAAAAACGGAGTGATAACGTATTTTGGTAAAAAAGTAGAAGATTCTCATGAAGGTGGATACGGCAAAATTTCTCTGGCTAGAGGTTTTGAGGTTTCATCTAATACAATATTAGTTCAAGCGGTTTATAATGCATACAAAGAGAATCCGTCGCAGTTTGTAAATCATCTTAATAATTATGGACTTAATAAAACATTAGGACTCTCTATCAAAGGGGAAGGAATCCCTTATGTGCCTCAACCTACAGATAGAAGTTGGTCTAAAATATCATTGCCTTGGATGGCTTTTGGATACGGAGTGCATATTACACCAATGCAAACATTAGCTTTTTATAATGCCGTTGCAAATGATGGGGAAATGGTAAAACCACAATTTGTATCTGAAATAAAAGAGTGGAATAGAACCATAAAAAAATATGAAAAAGAAGTTTTAAACCCTAAAATTTGTTCTAAGGAAACCATTGTTAAACTCAAAGCAGTCTTGGCTAATGTGGTGAAAAAAGGAACAGGATCTAAATTGTTTTCTAAAGATTTTTCAATGGCAGGAAAAACCGGTACGGCACAGGTAAACTATGGTAAAGCAGGAAGAACAGGAATGTATTACGCCTCCTCTTTTGTGGGCTATTTTCCAGCTGATAATCCTAAGTATTCTTGTATAGTGGTGGTGCATAAGCCTAATACAGCACTTAATAATTATTACGGTGCTGATGTGGCTGGGCCAGTTTTTAAAAGAATTGCACAAAAAATATTTACCGATGCTCCTTCAACCAATACCATAAAAAATCTTGACAGGAAAATTGATAAGCAAGAACAAAGCTATGAGGCTTACTATTCAAAAGTTCAGAAAAAGCAGAAAGTAGTCCCTAATCTTAAAGGTATGTCAGGCATGGATGCTGTAGCGCTTCTTGGAAATTTAGGGATGAAAGTAAAAGTTGTAGGTGTAGGAAAAGTTAAAAAACAGTCGTTGCAAGCAGGTGAAAATGTAGTAAAAAATGCAACAATATTATTAGAGTTATCATGA